In one Streptomyces sp. NBC_01241 genomic region, the following are encoded:
- a CDS encoding urease accessory protein UreD, with protein MTARTVASAEPADPTVVSVERDGSGRHLARELRPGAFLAPRPLLPSPDRLRIALVGIRAGLLTGDDLRLHISVGPGARLELVEPSGLVAYDHRGGSSTWRARVDIAEGGELRWNARPFVISTGACVERSMDIALAAGARMLWRDTLVLGRSGERGGSVRATTRATYDGHELLVEDLDLTDPELRELPGILGPNRIIGSVTALGTRPGGPPHPYRMELAGPGAQVRLLDTVTPALDAELATVWENWLVTG; from the coding sequence GTGACAGCGCGGACGGTCGCTTCCGCCGAGCCGGCCGACCCCACGGTCGTCTCTGTGGAGCGCGACGGTTCGGGCCGCCATCTCGCCCGCGAACTGCGTCCCGGCGCCTTTCTCGCCCCCCGCCCCCTGCTGCCGTCCCCCGACCGCCTCCGCATCGCCCTCGTCGGCATCCGCGCGGGACTCCTCACGGGCGATGATCTGCGGCTGCACATCTCGGTCGGCCCGGGTGCCCGGCTGGAACTGGTCGAGCCGTCCGGCCTGGTGGCGTACGACCATCGCGGCGGCTCATCGACCTGGCGGGCCAGGGTCGACATCGCGGAGGGCGGCGAACTGCGCTGGAACGCCCGGCCGTTCGTGATCTCGACGGGTGCGTGCGTCGAGCGATCGATGGACATCGCGCTGGCGGCCGGTGCGCGGATGCTGTGGCGCGACACCCTGGTGCTCGGGCGCTCCGGCGAGCGGGGCGGCAGCGTACGGGCGACGACCCGTGCCACGTACGACGGCCACGAGCTGCTGGTCGAGGACCTGGACCTCACGGACCCGGAACTGCGCGAACTCCCCGGCATCCTGGGCCCGAACCGCATCATCGGCTCGGTCACCGCTCTCGGCACGAGGCCCGGGGGCCCGCCCCACCCGTACCGCATGGAGCTGGCGGGGCCGGGGGCGCAGGTGCGGCTGCTGGACACGGTGACACCGGCGCTCGACGCGGAACTGGCGACGGTCTGGGAGAACTGGCTCGTCACCGGCTGA
- a CDS encoding urease accessory protein UreF produces MAGLAPLLLGDGRLPVGAYTYSAGLEPAVAAGLTRDHVPALLRARLHTAAVTEAAAAVLALRAAGQDPVDYGPVQQALAARTPAAPLREASMTLGRGVRRLARRLAPDHPAVTALSAIRPRPLRPIALGALGAVMKVSEEELAHSVVYDELQAIASAALKLLPGDPLDTVAWILAAEPDATTAVAEALAVRTPTGLPARTPPLTEQWALEHAPRERRLFLA; encoded by the coding sequence ATGGCGGGCCTCGCACCCCTCCTGCTCGGAGACGGCCGGCTCCCGGTCGGCGCGTACACCTACAGCGCGGGGCTCGAACCGGCCGTCGCGGCAGGCCTCACCCGCGACCACGTCCCCGCCCTGCTGCGGGCCCGGCTGCACACCGCCGCCGTCACCGAGGCAGCCGCCGCTGTACTCGCCCTGCGGGCCGCAGGCCAGGACCCGGTGGACTACGGCCCCGTACAACAGGCCCTCGCCGCCCGGACCCCCGCCGCACCCCTGCGCGAGGCATCGATGACACTCGGCCGCGGGGTGCGCCGCCTGGCACGGCGGCTGGCCCCGGACCACCCCGCGGTCACCGCCCTGTCGGCGATCCGCCCGCGCCCACTGAGGCCGATCGCGCTGGGCGCCCTCGGAGCCGTCATGAAGGTGTCGGAGGAGGAGCTGGCGCACAGCGTCGTCTACGACGAACTGCAGGCCATCGCCTCCGCCGCGCTCAAGCTGCTGCCCGGCGATCCCCTGGACACCGTCGCCTGGATCCTCGCCGCGGAGCCGGACGCCACGACCGCGGTGGCCGAGGCCCTCGCGGTACGGACTCCGACCGGTCTGCCCGCTCGTACACCCCCGCTCACCGAGCAGTGGGCACTCGAACACGCACCACGAGAACGGAGACTCTTCCTTGCCTGA
- the ureG gene encoding urease accessory protein UreG has product MPDQQHDRQPAQGPNVHYHQPLNQPRAMRLGVAGPVGTGKSSILATLCRELAGELSMAVVTNDIYTDEDARFLRSAGVLPTERIRAVETGACPHTAIRDDVSANLDAVEDLEEAYGPLDLVLIESGGDNLTATFSPALADAQLFCIDVAGGGDVARKGGPGITGADLLIINKTDLAPYVEVDVDAMVADAENARGGLPVLALSKNDPGSIAELADWVRAVLVRHRSGTHIPTDPGPMAPHSHSQDDS; this is encoded by the coding sequence TTGCCTGACCAGCAGCACGACCGGCAGCCCGCCCAGGGCCCCAACGTGCACTACCATCAGCCGCTCAACCAGCCGCGTGCCATGCGCCTCGGCGTCGCCGGTCCGGTCGGCACCGGAAAGAGCTCGATTCTCGCGACGCTGTGCCGTGAGCTTGCGGGTGAACTCTCCATGGCCGTCGTCACCAACGACATCTACACCGACGAGGACGCCCGCTTTCTCCGCTCGGCTGGCGTCCTGCCCACCGAGCGCATCCGCGCCGTCGAGACCGGCGCCTGCCCGCACACCGCGATCCGCGACGACGTCAGCGCCAACCTCGACGCGGTCGAGGACCTGGAGGAGGCGTACGGACCGCTCGACCTGGTCCTCATCGAGAGCGGCGGCGACAACCTCACCGCCACCTTCAGCCCCGCCCTCGCCGACGCGCAGCTCTTCTGCATCGACGTCGCGGGCGGCGGTGACGTCGCCCGCAAGGGCGGCCCCGGCATCACCGGCGCCGACCTCCTGATCATCAACAAGACGGACCTCGCGCCGTACGTGGAGGTCGACGTGGACGCGATGGTCGCCGACGCCGAGAACGCCCGCGGCGGTCTCCCGGTCCTCGCGCTCTCCAAGAACGACCCGGGCTCGATCGCCGAACTCGCCGACTGGGTGCGGGCGGTGCTCGTACGCCACCGCTCCGGGACCCACATCCCCACCGACCCGGGCCCGATGGCACCCCACAGTCACAGCCAAGACGACTCGTGA